A genomic segment from Candidatus Viadribacter manganicus encodes:
- a CDS encoding hybrid sensor histidine kinase/response regulator, which produces MAWPQLENAEALVRNARHNGRFGGVRLPIVTVVSGFLWQLSSPVVALIWFVAMLLVERAATLLRERLSKGAMQYALAHLMSLTAMSALWVCFGLLLWRSDTELGRTAATIGLLTTALYGALGGQKDWRAGAILTTPPLIALFALVSWHAWSHWSVFEALVSTLATFGACVSVLAAARALNQSDATLARANRSLEQISARLADSMDLLEETSSLAEVGGWRLDLRTNQLEWTAQTRQIHEVDERFVPTLENALDFYTAESRPKFEAAVALAGETGQAWDMELQIRTARGNERWVRAVGRATIVDGVAINLHGVFADITSRVQLEEGLRQAQRLESVGRLAGGIAHDFNNVLTAVLNSADLLQTTKQDDPRYNKLVDTILKATERASSLTRGLLAFSRQQLLTPRPTDLNKAIAEAANLVSALIPSDIRLMLDFHSSEVTALLDPNQLNSALINLAVNAKDAMPAGGILRLSTKVESRAGAEFGVITVSDTGAGIDPAHLSQVFEPFFTTKSGDGGTGLGLSMVHGFVTQSGGEVAVQSSPGAGTTFTLTFPLMREHKEAPASSKPVGGKNGASVGLSILLVDDDELIRDALALSLRDKGHIVVTAPDGPRALQLYDEGVFDVVIADVVLTAQMSGPQLAEVLQERNPRLNTVLVSGYTHDKLTGTGRLAPGVSFLQKPFSIDALTAHLASLQVGSQASRATG; this is translated from the coding sequence ATGGCGTGGCCACAGCTTGAGAATGCCGAAGCTCTGGTGCGCAATGCTCGCCACAATGGCCGTTTCGGCGGCGTGCGCCTGCCGATCGTGACCGTCGTTTCAGGTTTTCTCTGGCAACTCAGTTCGCCTGTGGTTGCGCTAATCTGGTTCGTGGCGATGTTGTTGGTGGAGCGGGCCGCAACACTGCTTCGGGAACGCTTGTCCAAAGGCGCGATGCAATACGCGCTGGCGCATTTGATGTCGCTCACGGCGATGTCGGCGCTTTGGGTTTGCTTCGGCCTGTTGCTGTGGCGTTCGGATACCGAACTCGGCCGCACCGCCGCGACGATCGGATTGCTGACGACGGCGCTTTACGGCGCGCTCGGTGGGCAAAAGGATTGGCGCGCCGGCGCGATTTTAACAACGCCGCCGCTCATCGCATTGTTCGCGCTGGTTTCCTGGCACGCTTGGTCACATTGGTCTGTGTTTGAAGCGCTCGTCAGTACGCTCGCCACTTTCGGAGCGTGCGTGTCGGTGCTGGCGGCGGCAAGGGCGCTCAATCAATCCGACGCTACGCTGGCTCGTGCTAACCGTTCGCTGGAGCAGATCAGCGCCAGGCTGGCGGACAGCATGGATCTCCTGGAGGAAACCTCATCACTCGCCGAGGTAGGCGGCTGGAGGTTGGATCTGCGCACCAACCAGCTCGAATGGACCGCTCAAACGAGGCAGATTCATGAGGTGGATGAGCGTTTCGTCCCAACGCTCGAAAACGCTCTCGATTTCTACACGGCGGAGTCGCGGCCAAAGTTCGAAGCCGCCGTCGCCCTGGCAGGTGAGACCGGGCAGGCCTGGGATATGGAGCTCCAAATCCGAACTGCTCGCGGCAATGAAAGATGGGTGCGCGCCGTCGGGCGGGCGACGATCGTCGATGGCGTCGCCATCAATCTCCACGGTGTTTTTGCCGACATCACTTCGCGCGTGCAGCTGGAAGAGGGATTGCGCCAAGCGCAACGCCTTGAATCGGTTGGCCGCCTGGCAGGCGGCATCGCGCACGACTTCAACAACGTCCTAACCGCCGTGCTCAATTCCGCCGACCTGTTGCAGACGACGAAACAAGACGATCCAAGGTACAACAAGCTCGTCGATACAATTTTGAAGGCGACCGAACGCGCGTCCAGCCTAACACGTGGATTGCTTGCGTTTTCACGCCAGCAATTGCTGACCCCGCGTCCGACTGACTTGAATAAGGCCATAGCTGAGGCGGCCAATCTCGTGTCCGCGCTCATTCCGAGCGACATTCGTTTGATGCTGGATTTTCACAGCTCGGAAGTAACGGCGCTCCTCGATCCCAATCAGTTGAATAGCGCGCTCATAAATCTCGCCGTGAACGCCAAAGACGCGATGCCTGCTGGCGGAATACTTCGCCTAAGCACGAAAGTAGAGAGCCGTGCTGGCGCTGAGTTCGGCGTGATCACGGTCAGTGACACAGGGGCCGGCATCGACCCTGCGCATCTCAGCCAGGTTTTTGAGCCCTTTTTCACAACCAAAAGCGGTGACGGCGGAACCGGCCTCGGCCTCTCCATGGTGCATGGTTTTGTCACCCAATCAGGCGGTGAGGTTGCCGTGCAAAGCTCGCCCGGGGCCGGCACGACCTTTACGTTGACCTTCCCACTCATGCGCGAGCACAAAGAAGCGCCTGCTTCATCCAAGCCAGTCGGGGGAAAGAACGGCGCATCTGTGGGATTGAGCATTCTGCTCGTCGATGACGACGAATTGATCCGCGATGCTCTGGCGCTTTCGCTGCGCGATAAAGGTCACATCGTGGTGACAGCGCCTGACGGTCCGCGCGCGCTTCAATTGTACGATGAGGGAGTGTTTGACGTCGTCATCGCCGATGTCGTGCTCACCGCGCAAATGTCCGGTCCGCAATTGGCAGAAGTTTTACAAGAGCGCAATCCGCGCCTCAACACCGTGCTGGTGTCGGGCTACACACACGATAAACTCACCGGCACAGGCAGGTTGGCACCCGGCGTGTCGTTCTTGCAAAAGCCATTTTCGATCGATGCGTTGACGGCGCATCTGGCGAGTTTGCAGGTTGGTTCGCAAGCCTCAAGAGCGACAGGCTAG
- a CDS encoding histidine phosphotransferase family protein, giving the protein MIENTKLTALVASRICHDMVEPMSAIIQGLEMIKDGDGKPDPDALSLLDHGVGKAWAKLEFFRFAMAGAMAEGDSELEEGHAVATKLYSVLKSELIWSAPAVKMPRPAVRVIVNLLLIANECLPRGGTVEITASKQGDVGEVIVTATGPRGKLKDATFAALKGEGDDLNGHTIQPTLTGLLARQGGVELSARETAGEAANKIELIARSASFQL; this is encoded by the coding sequence ATGATCGAGAACACGAAGCTGACCGCGCTTGTCGCATCGCGCATCTGCCACGACATGGTCGAGCCGATGAGCGCGATCATCCAAGGTCTCGAAATGATCAAGGATGGCGACGGCAAGCCCGATCCTGATGCGCTTTCGTTGCTTGATCACGGCGTTGGCAAGGCCTGGGCGAAACTAGAGTTCTTCCGCTTCGCCATGGCCGGTGCGATGGCCGAAGGCGACAGCGAGCTTGAAGAAGGCCATGCCGTCGCGACCAAGCTCTATAGCGTGCTGAAATCGGAGCTGATCTGGTCGGCGCCTGCCGTAAAGATGCCGCGCCCGGCCGTGCGCGTGATCGTCAATTTGTTGCTGATCGCTAACGAGTGTTTGCCCCGCGGCGGCACGGTCGAAATTACGGCATCGAAACAAGGAGACGTTGGCGAGGTCATCGTCACCGCCACGGGCCCACGCGGCAAACTGAAGGACGCGACCTTCGCGGCGCTTAAGGGCGAAGGTGACGATCTCAACGGCCACACCATCCAGCCGACCTTGACCGGCCTCCTCGCCCGCCAAGGCGGCGTCGAACTCTCAGCCCGCGAAACCGCTGGCGAAGCGGCCAACAAGATTGAGCTTATCGCGCGCTCGGCCTCGTTCCAGCTCTGA
- a CDS encoding monovalent cation:proton antiporter-2 (CPA2) family protein, which translates to MAAEAVAVGGLGLEHAVALLATAVVAAPLFRRLGLGSVLGYLAAGLVIGPFGLGIFRDPENILHVAEFGVVMFLFIIGLEMRPAKLWALRKEIFGLGAAQATTAIVLLSFVGIAAGLPWAAAAIGASGFVLSSTAVIMKMMDEAGETSSEAGQRNVSILLFEDLMIVPLLAAVAIIAGVTIGVQADAPPLWQTIALGVGAIALVFLAGRFVLNPLFGVLARSGAREVMTAAALLVVLGSALLMDIGGLSMAMGAFLAGVLLSDSVFRHQLEADVEPFRGILLALFFISVGMSLNVTVVLADWQLIAAGVVAFMAVKALGIYGVARVFKADQREAVRRAALFAQGGEFAFVLYAAALSAGVMDARIAAVMTAIVIISMALTPLVVLALNRLTPPQKVSLDGVEKARDLRGQVLFIGFGRFAQVVSQSLLARGVDISLIETDVEMIRVAANFGFKVYYGDGTRLDVLRASGAGTAEAILICVDKPETTDHIVSLVKSEFPHAKIFARSYDRGHSMRLVKAGVEYQLRELFESSLTFSGAVLRDLGFSDLEIAETIEDVRERDAERFEMQLAGGIEAGRGLWRNNTTTPQPTPFTKPRQEGRALNEEAAEVLEEADEAN; encoded by the coding sequence ATGGCGGCTGAGGCTGTGGCGGTCGGTGGATTGGGCCTTGAGCACGCGGTGGCTTTGCTGGCGACGGCGGTCGTGGCGGCGCCGCTGTTTCGGCGTTTGGGGCTGGGCTCGGTGCTTGGTTACCTCGCCGCGGGTCTGGTGATCGGACCGTTCGGGTTGGGGATATTCCGTGATCCGGAAAACATCCTCCATGTCGCCGAGTTCGGTGTCGTGATGTTCTTGTTCATCATCGGCCTTGAAATGCGTCCGGCTAAGCTGTGGGCGCTGCGAAAGGAAATATTCGGCCTGGGCGCCGCGCAGGCGACAACAGCCATCGTGCTGTTGTCGTTCGTCGGCATCGCTGCAGGCTTGCCATGGGCGGCGGCGGCGATTGGTGCGTCGGGTTTTGTGCTGTCATCTACCGCCGTCATCATGAAGATGATGGACGAGGCGGGCGAGACTTCGAGCGAGGCGGGCCAACGCAACGTCTCGATCTTGTTGTTCGAGGATCTGATGATCGTGCCGCTGCTTGCGGCCGTCGCGATCATCGCCGGGGTGACAATCGGTGTTCAGGCGGATGCGCCGCCACTGTGGCAGACGATTGCATTGGGTGTTGGCGCGATCGCGCTCGTGTTTCTCGCTGGGCGCTTCGTGCTCAATCCACTGTTCGGCGTGCTGGCGCGCTCGGGTGCGCGCGAAGTCATGACGGCAGCGGCGCTTCTAGTCGTGCTGGGTTCGGCATTGCTGATGGACATTGGCGGCCTCTCAATGGCGATGGGCGCGTTTCTCGCCGGCGTGTTGTTGTCGGACTCAGTGTTCAGGCATCAGCTCGAAGCCGACGTTGAACCGTTCCGGGGGATCTTGCTGGCGTTGTTTTTCATCAGTGTTGGCATGTCGCTCAACGTCACTGTCGTCCTTGCCGATTGGCAGCTGATCGCCGCGGGCGTTGTTGCGTTCATGGCGGTCAAAGCGCTGGGGATTTATGGCGTCGCGCGTGTGTTCAAAGCTGATCAACGCGAAGCGGTGCGGCGGGCGGCATTGTTCGCGCAAGGGGGCGAGTTTGCGTTCGTTCTTTATGCCGCAGCGCTTTCCGCTGGCGTGATGGACGCGCGGATTGCGGCGGTGATGACAGCGATTGTCATCATCTCGATGGCGTTGACGCCGCTTGTCGTGCTTGCGCTCAATCGCTTGACGCCGCCGCAGAAGGTGTCTCTCGATGGCGTTGAAAAGGCGCGTGACCTGCGCGGCCAAGTTCTGTTCATCGGCTTTGGACGCTTCGCTCAAGTTGTCAGCCAATCATTGTTGGCGCGGGGTGTCGATATTTCGTTGATCGAGACCGATGTTGAGATGATCCGCGTTGCCGCGAATTTCGGATTCAAAGTCTATTACGGCGATGGCACGCGCCTTGATGTGTTGCGCGCATCGGGCGCCGGGACGGCGGAGGCTATTTTGATCTGCGTCGATAAGCCGGAGACGACCGATCACATTGTCTCTTTGGTAAAATCGGAATTCCCGCACGCCAAGATTTTCGCGCGGTCCTACGATCGGGGCCATTCGATGCGCTTGGTGAAGGCTGGCGTTGAGTATCAGTTGCGCGAATTGTTTGAGTCCTCGCTGACGTTCAGCGGTGCTGTGCTACGCGACCTTGGCTTTTCCGATCTCGAAATTGCCGAGACCATCGAAGATGTGCGTGAACGTGATGCGGAGCGCTTCGAGATGCAGCTTGCCGGCGGCATCGAGGCAGGGCGCGGGCTTTGGCGCAACAACACAACAACGCCTCAACCGACGCCATTCACAAAGCCGCGTCAGGAGGGGCGTGCTCTCAACGAAGAGGCGGCGGAGGTGTTGGAAGAGGCCGACGAAGCGAACTGA
- a CDS encoding CheR family methyltransferase, whose protein sequence is MLNDAEVTLVAREVKSRSGAVLTKDMAGAISIRLQPLARREGFASVPELIGAARNRADGALWSAIADNLAQSDTRFFRDRSQFERLRTQLLPEALKRRGHERVRIWSAGCASGQEAYSIAMIIEEMRNEGLNPAVEVVATDLSERLLDKARAGLYTQFEIQRGLPIRKLIAYFEKAGDLWRISDRLRAGVRFEQHNLMKHPGELGQFDVIILAHVLPSFDQETRIDVLRRVSDALTPNGVLMLGAGETLPEGCENLKLENGVVRKHTAVRIAAA, encoded by the coding sequence ATGTTGAACGACGCCGAGGTCACGCTGGTCGCGCGGGAAGTTAAATCACGCTCCGGCGCGGTGCTGACCAAAGATATGGCCGGCGCGATTTCCATTCGCCTGCAGCCCTTGGCGCGGCGCGAAGGCTTTGCCAGCGTGCCTGAATTGATCGGCGCGGCGCGCAATCGCGCCGACGGGGCGCTTTGGAGCGCAATCGCCGATAACCTGGCGCAAAGCGACACGCGCTTCTTCCGCGATCGCTCGCAATTTGAGCGCTTGCGTACGCAACTCCTGCCCGAAGCCCTGAAGCGCCGCGGCCATGAGCGGGTGCGGATATGGTCGGCGGGCTGCGCTAGCGGGCAAGAAGCCTATTCCATTGCGATGATCATCGAAGAGATGCGCAATGAAGGCTTAAACCCAGCGGTGGAGGTAGTTGCCACCGATCTTTCAGAGCGCCTTCTCGATAAGGCCCGCGCCGGGCTTTACACGCAGTTTGAAATTCAGCGCGGACTGCCGATCCGCAAGCTCATCGCCTATTTCGAAAAAGCTGGCGATCTTTGGCGCATTTCAGATCGCTTGCGCGCGGGCGTGCGCTTCGAGCAGCACAACCTCATGAAGCATCCGGGCGAACTTGGTCAGTTCGATGTCATCATTCTCGCGCACGTCCTGCCCTCGTTCGACCAGGAGACACGCATTGACGTCCTGCGCCGCGTCTCCGATGCGTTGACGCCGAACGGCGTCCTGATGCTTGGCGCCGGCGAGACGCTGCCCGAAGGCTGCGAGAACCTGAAGCTCGAAAACGGCGTGGTGCGCAAGCACACTGCGGTGCGCATCGCCGCCGCCTAG
- a CDS encoding response regulator: MRRCLVVDDSRVIRKVARRILEDMRFEIEEAADGLEALQACRRRMPEAILLDWTMPVMSGIDFLKQLRQEPGGDKPTVVFCTTENDVERITEALKAGADEYMMKPFDGDILHSKFAEAGLI; encoded by the coding sequence ATGAGACGCTGCCTTGTCGTTGACGACAGCCGCGTGATCCGAAAAGTCGCGCGCCGCATCTTGGAAGATATGCGGTTTGAGATCGAGGAGGCCGCAGACGGCCTTGAAGCGCTGCAGGCGTGCCGGCGACGGATGCCCGAGGCAATTCTGCTCGACTGGACCATGCCGGTGATGAGCGGCATCGATTTTCTGAAGCAACTTCGCCAAGAGCCGGGCGGCGACAAGCCGACGGTTGTGTTCTGCACAACAGAGAACGACGTCGAACGCATCACTGAAGCGCTGAAGGCCGGCGCCGACGAATACATGATGAAGCCGTTCGACGGTGACATTCTGCACTCCAAATTTGCCGAGGCGGGCCTCATCTGA
- a CDS encoding HlyC/CorC family transporter, translating into MTTSLLIAALVIAALIALNAFFSAAETALTGASRARMTTLEREGDRQAARVNKLNENRERMIGAVLLGANLVQVAASAISSSIFGTLYGNLAPLITTVVLTPLLLIFGEVGPKTLAITSADNIARVVALPVQWMVRFLAPIVAAVQWIVNTGLKLIGVRVDENIDVLSAARAEIAGAVELHAEEGGVEAETRHRLIGALDLSELTIADVMIHRKAIRSLDIDLPPREIIAQAMSSPHTRMPLYKDEPDNIVGILHARDLLRAISEHGRDGFDVHEVKRDAWFTPMQTSAEDQLAEFLRRREHFAIVVDEYGALMGLVTLEDILEEIVGDIKDEHDIAVQGVRQQPDGSVNVDGSVPIRDLNRAMNWDLPDEEAVTIAGLVIHEAQAIPEPGQRFAFHGYRFQVLRRQRNQLTALRVEREVEEGMEGG; encoded by the coding sequence ATGACCACCTCACTTCTGATCGCGGCGCTCGTGATTGCCGCGCTCATCGCGCTCAACGCGTTCTTCTCCGCCGCCGAAACCGCGCTCACCGGCGCCAGCCGCGCGCGCATGACGACGCTAGAGCGCGAAGGCGATCGCCAAGCCGCCCGCGTCAATAAGCTCAACGAAAACCGCGAGCGCATGATCGGCGCCGTGCTGCTCGGTGCGAACCTGGTGCAGGTTGCGGCCTCCGCCATCAGTTCCAGTATTTTCGGCACGCTCTACGGCAATCTCGCTCCGCTGATCACCACCGTGGTGCTGACGCCGCTGCTGCTCATCTTCGGCGAGGTAGGCCCCAAGACGCTCGCCATCACCTCCGCCGACAACATCGCCCGCGTCGTGGCGCTGCCGGTGCAATGGATGGTGCGCTTCCTCGCGCCGATCGTCGCCGCCGTGCAATGGATCGTGAACACGGGGCTTAAGCTCATCGGCGTGCGCGTCGATGAAAACATCGACGTGCTCTCCGCCGCCCGCGCTGAGATCGCCGGCGCGGTTGAGCTGCACGCGGAAGAGGGCGGCGTTGAAGCCGAGACCCGTCACCGCCTCATCGGCGCGCTCGACCTTTCAGAGCTCACCATCGCCGACGTGATGATCCACCGCAAAGCCATCCGCTCGCTCGATATCGATCTGCCGCCGCGCGAAATCATCGCCCAGGCCATGTCGAGCCCGCACACGCGCATGCCGCTCTATAAGGACGAGCCGGACAACATCGTGGGCATCCTGCACGCGCGCGATCTCCTGCGCGCCATATCCGAGCACGGCCGTGATGGCTTCGATGTGCATGAAGTCAAGCGCGACGCCTGGTTCACGCCGATGCAAACCAGCGCCGAAGATCAGCTCGCCGAATTCCTGCGCCGCCGCGAGCATTTCGCCATCGTCGTCGATGAATACGGCGCGCTGATGGGCCTCGTGACGCTCGAAGACATCTTGGAAGAGATCGTCGGCGACATCAAAGACGAGCACGACATCGCCGTTCAAGGCGTGCGCCAGCAGCCCGATGGCAGTGTCAATGTCGATGGCTCAGTGCCGATCCGCGATTTGAACCGCGCTATGAACTGGGATCTGCCCGACGAAGAAGCCGTCACCATCGCCGGTCTCGTCATCCACGAAGCCCAAGCCATCCCTGAACCCGGCCAACGCTTCGCCTTCCACGGCTATCGTTTTCAAGTGCTGCGCCGACAGCGCAATCAGCTGACGGCGCTCAGGGTTGAGCGAGAGGTGGAAGAGGGGATGGAGGGAGGCTAG
- a CDS encoding MFS transporter produces MTDTPPAPGAMTQADIAEWRGGWRTVLGAGIGMGSGVALYLYVASIFIEPISAEFGWSRGDLALGGMISFMSGAVTLPLIGRYIDRIGFRPVAIVGSIGLASVYTLTALQPGLYAAYLALMIAGGIFGGGASSIAYTRPVIAAFAGQRGLALGLATAGTSIAAMIAPPLLAYMIGEYGWRVGFFTLAGLTGIIGMPLALLLIGRAREAHASASDEIDTHAPRVADVSFRDAIRTRRFWLLIAAIACINIPGSGVLGQLAPLVSDTGLSDGAVAIVMSIYAAGLLIGRLVTGFALDRFPAPWVGAITTLVPAIGIGLLMWPAPSFALAAIAVAMIGAQQGAETDLFAYFISRSFGIKNFSSIYGVIAMAGALSTAVALISFGKIHDATGSYDIALTIGAVLFCLGAVAFGLIGRKPTKAAMAAPVS; encoded by the coding sequence ATGACCGACACGCCCCCAGCGCCAGGCGCGATGACGCAAGCTGACATCGCAGAATGGCGCGGCGGCTGGCGCACGGTGCTTGGCGCCGGCATCGGCATGGGCTCGGGCGTTGCGCTCTACCTCTACGTGGCCAGCATTTTCATCGAGCCGATCTCGGCCGAGTTTGGATGGTCGCGCGGCGACCTCGCCCTGGGCGGCATGATCTCGTTCATGAGCGGCGCGGTGACATTGCCGCTGATCGGCCGCTACATCGACCGCATTGGCTTTCGCCCCGTCGCCATCGTCGGCTCAATTGGCTTGGCGAGCGTGTATACGCTGACGGCGCTGCAGCCGGGCCTCTACGCGGCCTATCTCGCATTAATGATTGCCGGGGGCATTTTCGGCGGCGGCGCCTCCTCTATCGCGTATACGCGGCCCGTGATCGCGGCGTTCGCGGGCCAACGCGGCCTGGCGCTCGGCCTTGCGACGGCCGGCACTTCGATAGCGGCGATGATCGCGCCGCCGCTGCTGGCGTACATGATCGGCGAATATGGCTGGCGCGTCGGCTTCTTCACGCTTGCCGGTTTGACTGGGATCATCGGCATGCCGCTGGCGCTGCTGCTGATCGGACGCGCGCGCGAGGCGCATGCATCGGCCTCCGACGAGATCGACACTCACGCGCCGCGTGTGGCGGACGTATCGTTCCGCGACGCCATTCGCACCCGGCGCTTCTGGCTGCTGATCGCCGCGATCGCGTGCATCAACATTCCAGGCTCCGGCGTGCTCGGCCAATTGGCGCCGCTGGTGAGCGACACCGGCTTGAGCGATGGCGCAGTGGCGATCGTGATGTCGATATACGCGGCTGGGCTGCTCATTGGCCGCTTGGTCACCGGCTTTGCGCTCGATCGTTTTCCCGCCCCTTGGGTGGGCGCGATCACGACTTTGGTGCCGGCGATCGGCATCGGCCTGCTGATGTGGCCGGCGCCCTCCTTCGCGCTCGCCGCGATCGCCGTTGCGATGATCGGCGCGCAACAAGGCGCGGAAACCGATCTTTTTGCGTATTTCATCAGCCGCAGCTTCGGCATCAAGAATTTCAGCTCGATCTATGGCGTCATCGCCATGGCGGGCGCGCTCTCGACGGCGGTCGCGCTCATCTCGTTCGGCAAAATCCATGACGCGACCGGCTCGTACGACATTGCGCTGACGATTGGCGCGGTGCTGTTCTGCCTTGGCGCTGTGGCGTTCGGCTTGATCGGGCGAAAGCCGACGAAAGCGGCTATGGCAGCGCCGGTCAGTTAG
- a CDS encoding shikimate kinase has product MTRPESSDVGERADAAAELRRLAEGIAPARTVALVGLMGAGKTTIGRRLAHALALPFVDADEAIVAAAGRSIEDIFAERGECEFRRGERQVIGRLLDGDIHVLATGGGAFIDPRTRALMKQRAISIWLKAPLDVLMKRVAKRDHRPLLKEDDPRAVMKRLMDERYPIYAEADLVIETGTGPHNSAVVTILNALRAHPAKTP; this is encoded by the coding sequence GTGACCCGCCCGGAAAGCAGTGATGTCGGTGAGCGCGCGGACGCCGCTGCCGAACTGCGCCGGTTGGCCGAGGGCATCGCGCCCGCGCGTACGGTAGCGCTGGTTGGCCTTATGGGCGCGGGCAAGACCACGATCGGCCGCCGCTTGGCGCACGCGCTGGCCCTGCCGTTCGTGGACGCCGACGAAGCGATCGTTGCGGCTGCGGGCCGATCCATCGAGGACATCTTCGCCGAGCGCGGCGAGTGTGAGTTCCGCCGCGGCGAGCGCCAGGTCATCGGCCGCCTGCTCGATGGCGACATCCACGTGCTCGCCACCGGCGGCGGCGCCTTCATCGATCCGCGCACCCGCGCGCTGATGAAGCAGCGCGCCATCTCGATTTGGCTGAAGGCGCCGCTAGATGTGTTGATGAAGCGGGTAGCCAAGCGCGATCATCGGCCGCTTCTGAAAGAAGACGATCCGCGCGCCGTGATGAAGCGGCTGATGGACGAACGCTATCCGATCTACGCCGAAGCCGACCTCGTCATCGAAACCGGAACCGGCCCTCACAACAGCGCCGTCGTCACGATCCTCAACGCGCTGCGTGCGCATCCAGCAAAGACTCCATGA
- the aroB gene encoding 3-dehydroquinate synthase, which translates to MNTIHVKLGERSYDVLTGANLLSRAGELIAPYAPSNRVFIIADETVARLHRPALAASLDSAGLKNWTITLPPGESAKSFTGLEMVTRHLLQAGVSRKDIVIAFGGGVIGDLSGLAAGLVKRGVDFVQIPTTLLAQVDSSVGGKTAIDTPEGKNLVGLIHQPKLVIADLDVLTTLDDRQLRAGYAEIVKAALIGDAAFFDWCDAHLADLLAGKPDALQHAIATAIAFKARIVESDETEQGVRALLNLGHTFAHALEAHAAYDGALLHGEAVAAGANLAFQLSAQLGHCSAADAVRVKAHLERAGFITDLRELPGAPYDAHKLTALMAADKKNEAGLLTLILARGVGRAFIDRDAPADVVLELLQQETQ; encoded by the coding sequence ATGAACACCATCCACGTTAAACTTGGCGAGCGCAGTTATGATGTGCTCACCGGCGCCAATTTGCTTTCGCGCGCCGGCGAACTCATTGCGCCCTACGCGCCGTCGAACCGCGTCTTCATCATCGCCGACGAAACCGTCGCGCGCCTGCATCGCCCGGCGCTTGCCGCTTCGCTCGATAGCGCCGGCCTCAAGAACTGGACCATTACGCTCCCGCCCGGTGAAAGCGCCAAGAGCTTCACCGGCCTTGAAATGGTGACGCGCCATCTCTTGCAAGCCGGTGTCAGCCGCAAGGATATCGTCATTGCTTTTGGCGGCGGCGTGATCGGCGATCTTTCCGGCCTTGCCGCGGGCCTCGTCAAACGCGGCGTCGATTTCGTGCAAATCCCGACGACGTTGCTCGCGCAAGTCGATTCCAGCGTCGGCGGCAAAACCGCGATCGATACGCCCGAAGGCAAGAACCTCGTCGGCCTTATCCATCAGCCCAAGCTCGTCATTGCCGATCTCGACGTGCTGACAACGCTCGATGATCGCCAGCTGCGCGCCGGTTACGCCGAGATCGTCAAAGCCGCTCTGATCGGCGACGCCGCCTTCTTCGACTGGTGCGATGCGCACCTCGCCGATCTCCTCGCCGGCAAGCCTGACGCGCTACAACACGCCATCGCCACCGCCATCGCCTTCAAAGCTCGCATCGTCGAATCCGACGAGACCGAGCAGGGCGTGCGCGCGCTGCTCAATCTCGGCCATACCTTCGCGCACGCGCTCGAAGCGCACGCCGCCTACGACGGCGCATTGCTGCACGGCGAAGCCGTCGCCGCCGGCGCAAACCTCGCCTTCCAGCTCAGCGCTCAACTCGGCCATTGCAGCGCCGCTGACGCCGTGCGCGTCAAAGCCCACCTTGAACGCGCTGGCTTCATCACCGATCTTCGCGAACTCCCCGGCGCGCCGTACGATGCCCATAAGCTCACTGCGTTGATGGCCGCCGACAAGAAAAACGAAGCCGGGCTTCTCACCCTCATTCTCGCCCGCGGCGTCGGCCGCGCCTTCATCGACCGCGACGCGCCCGCCGACGTCGTCCTCGAATTGCTCCAACAAGAAACACAATGA